From a region of the Thermomicrobium roseum DSM 5159 genome:
- a CDS encoding NUDIX hydrolase, translated as MQYRRETTDPQDEIFDVLTQDGELTGERAARWLVHQNGLWHPAFHLWIAWATPEGLRVLLQRRSLTKDTMPGRVDVSVGGHFKAGEFVPGQPLAPLMLAAIVREVNEELGFRLEPSVIQWLGTRWSEAVQANICDREVQYLYFWLRDEPLVAIEPDPREVAALLAVSVRGLLELLEQERMSVEAPVLWSSESGAGSTRSVQAVTFADLVPGRQRYWRVVLHLLEQNAAKGEVPTEPLVLHGKSEADAG; from the coding sequence ATGAGATCTTCGATGTCCTGACCCAGGATGGGGAGCTGACCGGTGAAAGGGCAGCTCGCTGGTTGGTTCACCAAAACGGGCTCTGGCACCCGGCATTTCACCTCTGGATCGCGTGGGCTACCCCGGAAGGTCTCCGCGTGCTCCTCCAGCGTCGGAGTCTCACCAAGGACACCATGCCGGGGCGCGTGGACGTGAGCGTCGGTGGACATTTCAAGGCGGGCGAGTTCGTCCCTGGGCAGCCCCTCGCGCCTCTCATGCTCGCCGCGATCGTGCGCGAGGTCAACGAAGAGTTAGGCTTCAGGCTCGAACCGAGCGTTATCCAGTGGCTCGGAACGCGCTGGTCGGAAGCGGTGCAGGCGAACATCTGCGACCGAGAAGTCCAATACCTGTATTTCTGGCTCCGTGACGAGCCGCTCGTGGCTATCGAACCTGATCCGCGTGAAGTCGCAGCATTGCTCGCCGTTTCGGTTCGCGGTCTGCTCGAGTTACTCGAGCAGGAGCGAATGTCCGTGGAAGCACCGGTTCTGTGGTCGAGTGAATCGGGGGCAGGGAGTACTCGTTCTGTGCAGGCTGTGACGTTCGCGGACCTCGTCCCCGGGCGTCAACGCTATTGGCGGGTCGTGCTGCATCTGCTCGAGCAAAACGCGGCGAAGGGAGAAGTGCCGACTGAGCCCCTTGTCTTGCACGGAAAGAGCGAAGCGGATGCCGGATAG